GAAGAGCACGGCAGGCATCTGCCGCTGGGTTCCGACACTTTCCAGGCGATCGATATGTGCAATGCGCTCGCTCAGCGTGTCAATGGTCTCGTGCTGCCCTCCGTCTCGTACGGCGTCTCGACCGCTCTAAGGGATTTTCCAGGGACAATTTCTATAACCTTCCAGACGCTGAACAGCATGATTCGGGATATACTCAGCGAACTCGTGAGGAATGAAATCAGGAAGATCGTTATTGTTTCCGGACACGGTGCACAGGTGCACATGTCCGCCATAAAATCTGCATGTGAGGAAATATCCGCTGCAAGTGATGTCAGAATAATGGCGTTGTGCGACTATGATGTAGCGTACAGACTCAGGGGAAAACAGGGCATACCGGCCAGCGATGGTCACGGCGGAATGATTGAGACCAGCAGGATGCTTGTCTCCAGACCATCACTTGTTTCGGAGGACAGACCTTCGGGTCAGGATACCACGCCTGATTTCCTGGTTGCAAGACACAGGAAGAGGTACATGACTGAGGGCATAATCGGCGACAGTTCAAAGGCAAGCGCTGCCCTCGGTCAGCAGATAAACTCGTATATCGTCGAGGAACTCGTCAAGGCTATACGAGCGGTGATGTGACTGCAGCATACCGACGTGGACGAACAGCGAAGGATGGCCGCGGAAACTGCAGCTGCCGAATCGGTCAGTGACGGTATGGTGGTCGGACTTGGAACAGGCAGAACGGCCAATTACGCAATACGCAAACTCGCCTCTATGGCATCCTCCGGCATCAGTCTGATATGTATTCCCACTTCCGACGCAACATCATTGCTTGCCCGAAAACTGGGGCTCACCGTTTCGACAATGGATGAATACCCCGATATCACCGTGACCATAGACGGGGCAGATGAAGTCGATCCGTCGTTGAACCTGATCAAGGGCCGCGGCGGCGCACTCCTCAGGGAGAAAATCGTAGCCAGTGCAAGCAAAATGGAAGTCATAGTCGCGGACGAAGCGAAAATAGTGAAATTTCTTGGCATGAAAGAGCCATTGCCGGTGGAGATAGTGAGATTCGGATACAGAAGCACCATGGCCAGCCTCACTACGCTTGGATGCGAACCGGTGCTGCGTGCAGAGGGCGGCAAACCTTTTGTTACGGACAGCACTAATTATATCGCAGACTGCCGTTTCGGCAGGATCGACGATCCTGCCGGTCTGAATGCAAAGATCAACACTATACCAGGCGTGGTCGAAAATGGCCTTTTTGCCGGTATTGCCTCTGTCGTTTACGTTGGCGGTGCAAACGGCGTCAGAATCATGAGAAAATGATTTCGCAATGTGCTTTTCCCTGGCAGGCAGCGCTCCGTTCGTGCCTGCGTAAAAATCTGCTCTCCCGTTCAACGGGAGCTGAATTCTCTGAGGTTCTTAAGGTTTGACTCGATGCTCTGAATCCTCCTGGATTCCTGTTCTTCAATCTGCTTTATGATGGAATCAAAGGGCATTGCAAGCCTGTATGAGTGAACCGGTCTTCCTTTTCCCTCCTTCTTGATGTCTCTTTTTATCACCCATTTGCGCCTTCTCAGTTCCTGCATCGCTATCGAAACTTCCGGTTGTCTCAGTGCCGTCGAAGTCTCTATCTCCACGGCCGTAGTCTCGTTCTTTCTCTTCAAAAATATGAGCGTCTTGGCGATATTTTTCGCCATGCCAGTGTTCACTAAATAATCAACAAGCTGCTCATCCTGTTTGCTGAAACCTCTGCTCGGCATTAGCCTCATTGAGATTTAATGTTATGCAGTTATAAATCGCTTTCTATATTCACAACAGCTTATATGTAAAAGCAGTGGACACGTTATTCGGAGGAGTGGCCGGTATGTTTTACGCGTAGCCTGACTTTCAGATATACATCCCCGACTGCGGTTTGGCATGAACTGGCGTGCACTGCATCCTGTTCCGAATAAACTGAAAGAGCTGTTTTGAATGTCTCCCGAATTCGATAACCATTTTATATACGATGAATTTATGAATACTCCAGAACGAGAGGAGCTGTCTGCGTTGAAGATGCCGAAGATTATCAAAGCTTACTGCCCATATTGCAAGGGCCATACACCGCACGATGTAGAGCGCGTAAGGAAGAGAAAAGCATCTGAAATGCGCGCAGGTCAGAGGCGGTTCAGGCGTGTTACCAGCGGTTATGGTGGTTTTCCGAGGCCCAAGCCGGAGGGCAGGGAAAAGCCTACAAAGAGACTGGCCCTCAGGTACCGGTGCAAGACGTGCAAGAAAGCGTATCCGATATCAGGCTTCAGGGCGAGAAAGTTCGAACTTACGGAGTGATTTTTAGAATGCAGGAAGTGAAGAAGAGAGCCAGATTTGTGGTTGTGAAGTGCCCTGACTGCAGTACCGAGCAGATAGTGTTCGAGCGTGCTTCAACTGTTGTTGCATGCAAGATTTGCGGAAGCACGCTTGCGACGCCGACAGGCGGAACGGCCAAGTTCAAGGCCCAGATTTTGAGGTCCGCAGACAATGCCGCCCAGTCCTGAATATCCTGAAGAGGGGGAGCTCGTAGTTTCCACTGTCCAGGGTGTGAAGAATTTCGGAGCATTTGTCGCTCTTGATGAGTATGGCAACCGGGAGGGCTTCATACATGTCAGCGAAATTGCAACAGGCTGGGTCAAGTACATACGTGATTATGTCAAGGAAGGGCAGAAAATCGTCTGCAAAGTCATCGAGGTTGACAGGAGCAAGGGACACGTAAACCTGAGCCTCAAGCAGGTCAACGATCATCAGCGAAGAGAAAAAATTCAGCTGTGGAAAAACGAAAACAAGGCGAGAAAACTTCTCGACATTCTCGCGGAAAGAATCGGCGAAGAACCGAAGAAGTTCTACGAAGAAGTCGGGGTAAGACTCATCGAAGAGTTTTCTTCGCTCTATTCTGCTCTGGAAGCCACTGCGGCCGATACCTCCGTACTGAAAAAAGCCGGGTTTACAGGAAAGTGGGTAGCCCAGTTTGAACTGATGGCTACCGAGAATATATCACCTGCATCTGTCAGGATTGACGGCATGCTCGAGATATCCTCTCCCAAATCGAATGGCATCGACGACATAAAGAGCGCACTAACCGAGGGAGTGAGAAGCGGCGAGGATTTCGAAGTCACTGTTCAGTATATAGGTGCACCAAAGTACCGCCTCCTGGTCACAGCAGGGGACTACAAGAAGGCCGAAGATGAGATCAAAAAGAGCGCGGATCACATCGTCAAAGCGGTAACGAAACTAGGCGGCACGGGCAAATTCACAAGGAGCCAGTAGCGCTTCGTACGCATTGTTCCCGTCGCGTGTGCGTCATGAGTCAGGTAGATTAAAATAGTTCAAACTGAGTTAGCACCAAATCTGGCATGCAACGCTCATTACCACGTGCAGCCTGAACATGTTGATTACTGTGAGAAGCATAATATTGAAATGTCCGGCCTGTGGAGTGTACACCATGTCTGAAATTTGCCGGAATGACGGTCAGAAAACGAAGAGTTCAATACCGATGAGATTCACTCCCGACGACAGATATGCAAAATACAGAAGAGCGCTTATGGAACAATCCGTAAAGGAGGAATAGATCTGGACGACATACTTGTAAAGCTGATGGAGAAGCCGCAGTTGAAGGATCCGATTTTCATTGAGGGACTCCCCGGCGTCGGAAACGTGGGCAAACTCGCTGCGGAGCATCTCATTGAACAGCTGAACGGTGTCAAATTCGCTGAAATTGTGTCAAAATATTTTCCGCCTCAGGTGCTCGTCAGGGACGACGGCCTGGTACGGCTGGTTTCGAACGAAATGTTCTACGTAAGACGGGAAGATTTTGACAACGATCTGGTATTTCTTGTGGGTGATTACCAGGGCATTTCACCCGAAGGTCAGTATATGCTTTCGGACAGAGTGCTGTCGATTGTTGATGGGCTTGGTGTTCGCCGGATATTCACGCTCGGCGGCTACGGCATAGGCAAGATGGTTGAAAAACCAAGAGTGCTGGGAGCTGCAACCGATCTGGAACTCGTGGAGGAGATGAAGTCTCTCGGTGTCGTCTTTTCCAGGGGGGAGCCGGGAAGCGGCATTGTAGGTGCAAGCGGTCTGCTGCTCGGTCTTGGCCTCAACTACGGAATGCGAAGCGTATGTCTTATGGGCGAGACATCCGGTTATCTCGCGGATCCCAGAGCTGCAGAAGCCGTGTTGAATGTTCTGGTAAAAATCGTGAAGGTCAAGATAGATTTCGAGTCACTCAGACACAAGGCGCAACAGATTGATCAGATTACGGCAAGGATCAGGGATATAGAGAGTCAGCAGGGGCAGGAACAGCAGGGAGAGCGGAGAGAAGATCTCGGTTACATAGGGTAGTTACTCTGGCGCATTCAGCCTTTGTCGAAAGCTTTCTGCATGCTTTACGGACTTTTACAGTCAGCAACCGTCAGAAGCACTGATGTTGTGATTGATGTTTTTCAAAAAAAGAAAGAGGGAAGAGTGACTATGAATTTGAGCCCTGTCAGAGCGCATCCCATCCCTTCCGGTCTCAAATGTTTCCCTCTTTTGGGGTCCCTTTCACTTCGCGAGGAATTTTCTTTCGAATTCCTCCATTTCAGCGAGTGTCTTGTCGGCTTCGGACAATCTCTTGAGCTTGTCCATGACTGTGTCAACACGCTGGTAGATCATATCTCTGACCGCACTTCGAATAGCTTCGGAACGGGAAGGGAAATCATCGACCTTGACCAGAAAGTCAAGCGCCTGAAGATAGCGGGGGGGCAACCTTATTGTGATTTTCTCCAGATCCTGTTCATCCATGTTATCGCCCGTGGGTCTGATAGACCTCTTCTGTCAGACACCTAACACAAGGGCTGTATTTAATAATTTTCTAAACAGAGGCTTTGTGAATAAACTAGCTTTTGTGAAAAAACTTGTTAGTTTGTGAAAAAAGTCCTCTGTTTGTGAATTTAGTCTGAATGCAATAGCTGTTCGGCTATTCGATGAGACAACAGTCCAGCGTACGGAATGATTCACCCATGAACCCCTACAAATCTCTTAAGATAGCTGATCTTATGTTGATTCGGACTGGGCACAACGAGGAAGAAAGACCAGCACGCAATCTGTTGGCGTTCAGCAGATACAGACCGTATTCCGGGGAACTGGAAAGTCTGTTTAGAGATTGAGCAGCGAAGAGTAGGGGCAACATGCTATCCCTCTTCTCTACTCTACAGACTGGAGTACTAGGTATCTGAATGGCATTTCATGATAATGCAGGTCCAATCTTCCAGATTATTATAGTGGTCGGTCGTGCAAACTTGTTGATGAGCTTTCACCCTGCAGGTTTTAGAAGGCAGCCGGTGTCAAGTGCTCCAAACATGCAATGAGCACAAGAATGGATTTCAATAGAGGCACGCGTATGAGCGGAATGCATTTCTGTAGAACAGCCCAGAGTCGGACATTAATTGTGGAAACTATTGACCGATACCGTCAGAGAATGTGATCGTAAATCCGTCTTTAACCGAAACTGGATTAGGGACGCCCATTAGTATCATGTATTTTCCTGGTGTGAGTGAATAAACGTAACTACCGCTCGTTGAAGGCACGGGTAGTTTGTACAGGCTGGATGGCAAGTATACTCCACTGTGTGCAGAAGGAACAAACATAAGATCTAAGCTTGAATTCGCTGGATTCCACGCACTGTTTACACCGATTATCATAGGTGTGACATTCTGATCCGAGGTCCACGAGATTGTCACATTTCCATAGCTGCTAACGCTGAATACAGGGACAGGCCAGTATGACTCATTGAACCTATAGGATGTCCCTGCGGGAAGCGGAAAGGTTGCGTTGACAACCACTGTGTTGATATTGATTGCGGGAGCATTCCCCTGAGAGTGGGCACCTCCCATATGAGTATATGACGCTCCTGCAATCGCACTGGTGAACACGACCAATGCAATTATCAACAAATGTGTTTTCCCTATCATAGTCCCGTCACCATTATGTCTTGTAATACACCTTAAATATTCCGCTCGCTGTTCCAGCCTTGATCATTTTGGTAGGAAGCAGCTTCTGAGTCAGCGTGCCAAGTAGAGTATCCCAAGTATATGAATTCCAAGCCGACTTAACCGGGGAGTGGAATGCATTGTAAGTGTTGCTTCCAATAAATGAAAAAGGTATGTTACTGAACGAAGGTAATACATAACCTGTCCACTCCACTATCCATTCGGCGGTATTCTGCTGTATGCTGCCAAGGTTATTTTCACTTCCGCTTGCAATTTTGCCATTGGTATTGTCCTGAATAATATAGCTTCCCGTGCCACTGCTATATGAAACAGTCACTGTTATGTTGTCACCTTCGTGGGGATAGAAATTATTTATGACTACAACAGAGGGATTAATTGCGGGATCTTCATACCACGCGAAGACCCTTGGTGAGCTTCCTAAGTTGGCATAGTCAATTCCTATTCCCGCCTGCCAGAAGCTTTCTGAGGTGGTTCCTCCAATCCCGACCCAAATGTAAACAAGTTCTTCCGAAGAGGGACCGTTGGTGACTCCTCCCGTATACTGTGTAATGGGAATATTGAATGTCCCCGTTGCCCCCGATATAGCGCTGCCAGATTGCTCATACCCGGCCCAATTCGAAACTACCGTCGAATTCGGGACCAAGACAAGATCGCCGTTGCCCGTAGGTTCGAAGCTATCTGTACTCGATGTGCTGACCTGACCACCGCTAGAGATGAAGAAACCAGCACTGGTCATCCACTCGAGAAAGGTATCACCACCCGCGATACTTACAGGCGAAATCGAATAAACAGAATACTTATCCAAGGTGGTTGTCTGGCCATTGGAGTATGTGGTCCCTGCAACATTCACTTGGGCTTGGCTCTTATAAATGTAAATCGTAACACTTACCGTCGAAGGGGGTGGTGGTGGGAGTCTGTCAGGCGACATAGTGCCCTGAGACGCGTTCACATTGGTGGCATTGAAATTATCATTGCCTCGTGTCTTTGATCCGGCCACTGGGAATAAAAATGGGATAGAAGCAAAGGCATAATGTATTTGCTTCGAACGCATAATTGTAAAGTGATGGTTTGAGGTAAAACTTGTAGATCCAATTGGCATCATGATTGTTACAAACGCTATGAAAATGCACACAGTAATTTTTCTTGCTTCGTTCCTTTTATCGGCCACAATAAGCAATTGCTATTACGAGTTATTAAAATTTACGATCTGGTCTATGGCGGGCATAATTCGTCAGCCTGCATAGTCTGAAATGCGTTCTGTCTCAATGACGGCATTCCACTTAACTGTTGAAAAGGCGGACTGAAAACAGACTGAAACGATGATTACACTGTGCCCGGGCACTATCTTGCCGCCTGCGCCTCGGCCCACATTCCGTCTGTATAAGGTGTTTAGGGCACAGTGAAGCCTGTAAACGTCTTCAGTCCAGTTGGAGAATGACAAACCTATGGAAGAACCTGATACCATGGTAGCTGACCGGACACGAGAACATGGCAACGGGTCCTTTGCAAGCTCCGTGGACAAAGTTCCTGCCCTCGCAAGAGGGGATCGCGCAGAGTGGCGAGCGAGCCAGAGGGCCGCGACCAGTTGGCGTATGCCTGATCGGAATTGCCTTGCGCATCAAGAACACACCTCCGCGGGAACACGATAGCGGATGAAGGGACATGTCGAGCTTTTTGTGTCTATGGGCCTAGGCAAAAATAAAGTGCCACATTTATAAACTACTGCACCCATGCAGTATTATGGGAAAGGCAGACACAGACGCAATGTGGCTGGACACACTTTATCAGTGTAATGAGGTTCAGCGCAGGAGGCTGGCAGGAGTCAAGGCTCTCGAGCTGGGAAGAGGAGGATTGTCAAGAGTATGTAAGTTAACAGGTATGTCACATCATACAATTATCAAGGGAATCGAGGAAGTGAAAAGCAGAGGCAACGAACCGCTCACAAGATTGAGAAGA
The genomic region above belongs to Candidatus Sysuiplasma acidicola and contains:
- the rpiA gene encoding ribose-5-phosphate isomerase RpiA — its product is MAAETAAAESVSDGMVVGLGTGRTANYAIRKLASMASSGISLICIPTSDATSLLARKLGLTVSTMDEYPDITVTIDGADEVDPSLNLIKGRGGALLREKIVASASKMEVIVADEAKIVKFLGMKEPLPVEIVRFGYRSTMASLTTLGCEPVLRAEGGKPFVTDSTNYIADCRFGRIDDPAGLNAKINTIPGVVENGLFAGIASVVYVGGANGVRIMRK
- a CDS encoding translation initiation factor IF-2 subunit alpha produces the protein MPPSPEYPEEGELVVSTVQGVKNFGAFVALDEYGNREGFIHVSEIATGWVKYIRDYVKEGQKIVCKVIEVDRSKGHVNLSLKQVNDHQRREKIQLWKNENKARKLLDILAERIGEEPKKFYEEVGVRLIEEFSSLYSALEATAADTSVLKKAGFTGKWVAQFELMATENISPASVRIDGMLEISSPKSNGIDDIKSALTEGVRSGEDFEVTVQYIGAPKYRLLVTAGDYKKAEDEIKKSADHIVKAVTKLGGTGKFTRSQ
- a CDS encoding creatininase family protein, translating into MTQMYDELNFEALASRVTDDPIVFLPIGATEEHGRHLPLGSDTFQAIDMCNALAQRVNGLVLPSVSYGVSTALRDFPGTISITFQTLNSMIRDILSELVRNEIRKIVIVSGHGAQVHMSAIKSACEEISAASDVRIMALCDYDVAYRLRGKQGIPASDGHGGMIETSRMLVSRPSLVSEDRPSGQDTTPDFLVARHRKRYMTEGIIGDSSKASAALGQQINSYIVEELVKAIRAVM
- a CDS encoding 50S ribosomal protein L44e — encoded protein: MKMPKIIKAYCPYCKGHTPHDVERVRKRKASEMRAGQRRFRRVTSGYGGFPRPKPEGREKPTKRLALRYRCKTCKKAYPISGFRARKFELTE
- a CDS encoding ArsR family transcriptional regulator — protein: MPSRGFSKQDEQLVDYLVNTGMAKNIAKTLIFLKRKNETTAVEIETSTALRQPEVSIAMQELRRRKWVIKRDIKKEGKGRPVHSYRLAMPFDSIIKQIEEQESRRIQSIESNLKNLREFSSR
- a CDS encoding ribbon-helix-helix protein, CopG family produces the protein MEKITIRLPPRYLQALDFLVKVDDFPSRSEAIRSAVRDMIYQRVDTVMDKLKRLSEADKTLAEMEEFERKFLAK
- a CDS encoding 30S ribosomal protein S27e; amino-acid sequence: MQEVKKRARFVVVKCPDCSTEQIVFERASTVVACKICGSTLATPTGGTAKFKAQILRSADNAAQS
- a CDS encoding ribosome biogenesis protein produces the protein MRSIILKCPACGVYTMSEICRNDGQKTKSSIPMRFTPDDRYAKYRRALMEQSVKEE
- a CDS encoding proteasome assembly chaperone family protein, with the protein product MDDILVKLMEKPQLKDPIFIEGLPGVGNVGKLAAEHLIEQLNGVKFAEIVSKYFPPQVLVRDDGLVRLVSNEMFYVRREDFDNDLVFLVGDYQGISPEGQYMLSDRVLSIVDGLGVRRIFTLGGYGIGKMVEKPRVLGAATDLELVEEMKSLGVVFSRGEPGSGIVGASGLLLGLGLNYGMRSVCLMGETSGYLADPRAAEAVLNVLVKIVKVKIDFESLRHKAQQIDQITARIRDIESQQGQEQQGERREDLGYIG